Proteins encoded within one genomic window of Bombus terrestris chromosome 11, iyBomTerr1.2, whole genome shotgun sequence:
- the LOC100647815 gene encoding uncharacterized protein LOC100647815 isoform X2, whose protein sequence is MLDFEQQANQAQALASLDEDWHLLEDAKMRLEEDLVIRRSRPTMISAKYRAREERRRLLKISAGKLRRIEDPEASLCRSVLINNAVRRLQRENRDEKTRNYGLPVVTYLNDSTKENNVSSNLIVGVTDDETSSRKRLSDDTRNDGISPKRQRHDDLDLQDDVFSDFYILPPTPRLLSHIDEVQEPESPHHHHLVYSEDRLSSVDVRSTTTIISSSTANTTTTISTTTSASSCCNSVMFPTELDDTSSQLTSVARSTDVGSIMEASDVVDPDRICDFARFADSAKSLEERLVELQSLDEHFDLAKFERNNNQSCGRAFHDIQTFHSLVPGLET, encoded by the exons ACGCTAAGATGAGATTGGAGGAAGACCTTGTGATTCGTAGGAGTAGACCAACAATGATTTCGGCCAAGTACCGTGCGAGAGAGGAACGTCGTCGCTTGCTTAAAATTTCAGCCGGTAAGCTAAGGAGGATCGAGGACCCAGAGGCTAGCCTGTGCAGATCGGTTCTCATAAACAACGCCGTCAGGCGACTGCAACGTGAAAACCGAGACGAAAAGACGAGGAATTACGGGCTTCCGGTGGTCACGTATCTAAATGATTCCACCAAAGAGAATAACGTTTCCAGCAACCTTATCGTCGGAGTAACAGACGACGAAACGTCCTCCAGGAAGAG atTAAGCGATGACACGCGGAACGATGGAATCAGCCCCAAGCGACAGAGGCACGATGATCTTGACCTTCAGGACGATGTGTTCAGCGACTTTTACATTCTGCCTCCGACTCCACGATTATTGTCTCATATAGACGAAGTTCAGGAACCCGAATCTCCGCATCATCACCATCTGGTGTACTCTGAGGACCGCCTGAGCTCCGTAGATGTTCGATCGACAACAACGATCATCAGCAGTAGCACCGCGAACACAACCACCACCATCAGCACCACCACGTCCGCGAGTAGTTGTTGTAACTCCGTCATGTTTCCTACCGAACTAGATGACACTAGCAGTCAACTAACCAGTGTTGCTAGATCTACCGATGTAGGCAGCATAATGGAGGCTTCGGACGTGGTCGACCCTGACAGGATCTGCGATTTTGCAAGGTTCGCAGACTCCGCCAAGAGTCTAGAAGAACGTTTAGTCGAGTTACAATCGCTGGACGAACATTTTGACTTGGCGAAATTCGAGAGGAACAACAATCAGAGTTGTGGCAGAGCGTTCCACGATATCCAGACCTTCCACAGTTTAGTACCTGGACTGGAAACCTAG
- the LOC100647815 gene encoding uncharacterized protein LOC100647815 isoform X3 encodes MRLEEDLVIRRSRPTMISAKYRAREERRRLLKISAGKLRRIEDPEASLCRSVLINNAVRRLQRENRDEKTRNYGLPVVTYLNDSTKENNVSSNLIVGVTDDETSSRKRLSDDTRNDGISPKRQRHDDLDLQDDVFSDFYILPPTPRLLSHIDEVQEPESPHHHHLVYSEDRLSSVDVRSTTTIISSSTANTTTTISTTTSASSCCNSVMFPTELDDTSSQLTSVARSTDVGSIMEASDVVDPDRICDFARFADSAKSLEERLVELQSLDEHFDLAKFERNNNQSCGRAFHDIQTFHSLVPGLET; translated from the exons ATGAGATTGGAGGAAGACCTTGTGATTCGTAGGAGTAGACCAACAATGATTTCGGCCAAGTACCGTGCGAGAGAGGAACGTCGTCGCTTGCTTAAAATTTCAGCCGGTAAGCTAAGGAGGATCGAGGACCCAGAGGCTAGCCTGTGCAGATCGGTTCTCATAAACAACGCCGTCAGGCGACTGCAACGTGAAAACCGAGACGAAAAGACGAGGAATTACGGGCTTCCGGTGGTCACGTATCTAAATGATTCCACCAAAGAGAATAACGTTTCCAGCAACCTTATCGTCGGAGTAACAGACGACGAAACGTCCTCCAGGAAGAG atTAAGCGATGACACGCGGAACGATGGAATCAGCCCCAAGCGACAGAGGCACGATGATCTTGACCTTCAGGACGATGTGTTCAGCGACTTTTACATTCTGCCTCCGACTCCACGATTATTGTCTCATATAGACGAAGTTCAGGAACCCGAATCTCCGCATCATCACCATCTGGTGTACTCTGAGGACCGCCTGAGCTCCGTAGATGTTCGATCGACAACAACGATCATCAGCAGTAGCACCGCGAACACAACCACCACCATCAGCACCACCACGTCCGCGAGTAGTTGTTGTAACTCCGTCATGTTTCCTACCGAACTAGATGACACTAGCAGTCAACTAACCAGTGTTGCTAGATCTACCGATGTAGGCAGCATAATGGAGGCTTCGGACGTGGTCGACCCTGACAGGATCTGCGATTTTGCAAGGTTCGCAGACTCCGCCAAGAGTCTAGAAGAACGTTTAGTCGAGTTACAATCGCTGGACGAACATTTTGACTTGGCGAAATTCGAGAGGAACAACAATCAGAGTTGTGGCAGAGCGTTCCACGATATCCAGACCTTCCACAGTTTAGTACCTGGACTGGAAACCTAG